Proteins encoded in a region of the Poecilia reticulata strain Guanapo linkage group LG14, Guppy_female_1.0+MT, whole genome shotgun sequence genome:
- the pnp5a gene encoding purine nucleoside phosphorylase 5a has translation MFPESNKGLSYEDCKATADWLLAQTDMRPTVGIVCGSGLGGLADLLKDQVAFNYKDIPNFPQSTVHGHAGRLVFGTMKGKPCVCMQGRFHLYEGYPIQRITLPMRIFKLLGVQTVVITNAAGGLNQDFKVGDIMIIKDHINLPGFAGNNPLVGPNDERFGVRFPCMSDAYDRDLQQLAMEVGQELGYGDFLKEGVYCVLGGPSFETIAECRMLHMLGVDAVGMSTVHEVIVARHCGMRVFALSLITNLAVMDYDSEEKANHEEVLQTGKQRAEQMERLVSSVVNRIEPNNNYI, from the exons ATGTTTCCAGAGTCGAACAAAGG TTTGAGCTATGAGGACTGCAAGGCCACAGCTGACTGGCTGCTGGCACAGACGGACATGCGCCCCACCGTGGGCATCGTGTGCGGCTCGGGCCTCGGAGGGCTGGCCGATCTGTTGAAGGACCAGGTGGCCTTCAACTACAAGGACATCCCCAACTTCCCTCAGAGCACCG TGCACGGACACGCGGGACGGCTGGTGTTCGGCACCATGAAGGGAAAACCCTGTGTCTGCATGCAGGGCCGCTTCCACCTCTACGAAGGCTATCCGATCCAGAGG atcacTCTACCTATGCGCATTTTCAAGCTGCTTGGCGTCCAGACGGTGGTAATCACCAACGCAGCCGGAGGCCTGAACCAAGACTTTAAGGTGGGCGACATCATGATCATCAAAGACCACATCAACCTGCCAGGGTTCGCCGGCAACAATCCGCTGGTTGGACCCAATGATGAAAG GTTTGGCGTGCGGTTCCCCTGCATGTCTGACGCGTACGACCGagacctgcagcagctggcCATGGAAGTAGGACAGGAGCTGGGATACGGAGACTTCTTGAAGGAGGGAGTGTACTGCGTGCTGGGCGGCCCGTCATTCGAGACGATCGCAGAGTGCCGAATGCTCCACATGTTGGGCGTTGATGCGGTTG GCATGAGCACCGTCCACGAGGTGATCGTCGCCCGCCACTGCGGCATGCGTGTGTTCGCCCTGTCTTTGATCACCAACCTGGCGGTGATGGACTACGACAGCGAGGAGAAGGCCAACCACGAGGAAGTCCTTCAGACGGGCAAACAGCGAGCGGAACAGATGGAGCGGCTAGTTTCCTCCGTGGTGAACCGGATTGAGCCCAACAACAACTACATCTAA